The following coding sequences are from one Thermodesulfobacteriota bacterium window:
- the nuoK gene encoding NADH-quinone oxidoreductase subunit NuoK, with amino-acid sequence MIPLEYSMTLSAVLFTLGAVGVLLRRNVIVLLMCIELMLNGVNLAFVALADHLNSVEGLIYVIFVMTVAAAEAAVGLAIIVSLYRTRGTVHADELDLLKG; translated from the coding sequence ATGATACCCCTCGAATACTCCATGACCCTCTCGGCGGTGCTCTTCACCCTGGGGGCGGTGGGCGTGCTGCTCCGGCGCAACGTGATCGTGCTGCTCATGTGCATCGAGCTCATGCTCAACGGCGTGAACCTGGCCTTCGTCGCCCTGGCCGACCACCTCAACAGCGTCGAGGGACTCATCTACGTGATCTTCGTGATGACGGTGGCCGCGGCCGAGGCCGCGGTGGGCCTGGCCATCATCGTGTCCCTGTACCGGACCCGGGGCACGGTGCACGCGGACGAGCTCGATCTGCTCAAGGGCTGA